Within the Mustela lutreola isolate mMusLut2 chromosome 2, mMusLut2.pri, whole genome shotgun sequence genome, the region GCGCAGCGTGTACACCACGGGGTTCAGCAGCGGCGTCACCACCGTGTAGAACACAGCCACCAGGCGGTCCTGCTCAGGCCTGGCCCCGGACTCGGGCCTCAGGTAGATGATGGAGGCGCAGCCAAAATGCACAATGACCACGGTGAGGTGGGCCGCGCAGGTGGAGAAGGCTTTGCGCCGGCCGGCGGCGGAGGGGATCCTCACGATGGCGGCCACGATGAAGGCGTAGGACAGGAGGACAAGGAGGAAGGAGACCAGCACCACGAGGACGCTCAGGAAGAAGATGGCCAGCGCTTTGCCAGCGCTCTTGGAGCAGCTGAGCTTCAGGACCGGCGCGATGTCACAGAAGAAGTGCTCCACGCGGTTGCTGCCGCAGAAAGGCGAGGAGAAGATCATGCTGGTCTCAATCGAGGCCACCGAGAAGCCGGAGCAGAAAACCAGGGCTCCCAGGCGGAGACACACTGTGGGTCTCATGATCACCGAGTACCGCAGGGGgtggcagatggccacatagcggtcatagccCATCAGGGTAAGGAGGAAGCACTGGCTGCATCCCAGACCCAGGAAGAAGAACATCTGAGCCCGACAGCCAGGGATGGAGATGGCCTGGCTCTCCATGAGCAGATGGGCCAGCATGTTGGGAATAGTGACCAGCGTGTAGGAGGTCTCGGAGAGGGACAGCACCGCCAGGAAGCGGTACATGGGAGTGTGAAGGGTCCGATCTTCctggataatgatgatgatggtgatgttgcCACTGAGGGTGACCAGGTATGTGAGGAAGAAGAGCCCGAAGAGGGTATATCTCAGGTGTGGGAGGTTGGAGAAACCCACCAGCACAAACTCGGTCACCAGCCAGGTGGCATTTTCCTGCTGCTTCTCAGGAGCCTGAGAGGAGAGGACAGAGTAAGTGGAATGGGACAATTTTGTAGCCATCTGTCATACATCTGTACAGATAGGGCGGGAAATCATCCCTGttttacgaaaaaaaaaaaaaaaaaaaggagagagactcAGAAATTATGTcacttctaggggcacctgggtggctcagtgggataaccctctgccttcagctcaggtcatgatttcagggtcctgggatcgagcccagcttcaggctctctactcagtgaagcctgcttcccctctctctctgcctgctgctctgcttacttgtgatctctgtctctgtcaaataaataaataaaatctttttaaaaaaaagaaattatgttaCTTCTTTTCCTTAATATCACCCAGCCAGCCAGTGTCTGTCAATAGGCAAGAAAATTGCAGATTTGGAAACAGCCTGTGTCAGTCaagggatgaatgaataaagatgtggtatacggCACCTGGCGAGCTCACTGGTACGACATGCGACTCTTGGGGTGGCGAGTTCAAGCCTATgcttgaatttttgttttaaggttttatttatttatttgacagagagacagcgagagagggaacacgcgcagggggagtgagagagggagaagcaggcttcccactgagcagggagcccgatgcggggctcgatcccaggaccctggcagatacctaatgactgagcctcccagcacCCCTAGAGATTACTATAAAAGAacaaggtgggggaggagagggaggaggaggaggagaagggctgTATATACACTACGGAATATTAATCATCCTTGGGAAAGAAGCAAATCCTGCCTTGGGCTACTAACTCGACTggatcttgaggacattatgttgaGTGAGATAAGACAgataaggaaagacaaatacagtatggTACCATTCATAGGTGGAATCTGAAAGAGCCAAATtctattttttagtgttttaaatatatcttttaattataatgcattttaaatatattttttaaatgtaatgcaTTATTTTCTTCAGGGGTATCGGTGTGTGGATTATCAGGCTTacccaattcacagcactcaccatagcacatatcctccctaatgtccatcatccagccaccctctcctgtccctggaactcccagcaaccctcggtttgttttgtgagattagagactcttatggtttgtctccctcctgatctcatcttgtttcattttttccctccctatgcCCCATGAACCCCCCAccatgcctctcaaattcctcatatcagagaaatcatatgagagttgtctttctctgattgatttatttcactcaccataataccctctagttccatccatgtcattgtaaatggcaggatttcgccaggggttgggggggcgatggctgcatagtattccattgtatagatatactacttcttctttatccattcacctattgatggacatctaggctctttccatagtttggttgttgtggacattgctgctataaacattcatgtgcacgtgccccttcagatcact harbors:
- the LOC131823128 gene encoding olfactory receptor 10T2-like — translated: MATKLSHSTYSVLSSQAPEKQQENATWLVTEFVLVGFSNLPHLRYTLFGLFFLTYLVTLSGNITIIIIIQEDRTLHTPMYRFLAVLSLSETSYTLVTIPNMLAHLLMESQAISIPGCRAQMFFFLGLGCSQCFLLTLMGYDRYVAICHPLRYSVIMRPTVCLRLGALVFCSGFSVASIETSMIFSSPFCGSNRVEHFFCDIAPVLKLSCSKSAGKALAIFFLSVLVVLVSFLLVLLSYAFIVAAIVRIPSAAGRRKAFSTCAAHLTVVIVHFGCASIIYLRPESGARPEQDRLVAVFYTVVTPLLNPVVYTLRNKEVRVALRRTLGRSRGVFQ